In one Asterias amurensis chromosome 9, ASM3211899v1 genomic region, the following are encoded:
- the LOC139941500 gene encoding organic cation transporter protein-like, with protein MELDQVLVFLGDFGRFQTLVYILICLAGQIPSAWHMLAISFLGAVPDYRCDAPPGDQPEETAVPEADGGSVKISSQCEQYVNVSVDNTTEPCGDGWVYDSTYGNTIVTEWDLVCGKDASVELSQTVFMTGVMVGSLLFGHLSDRYGRRPVFFLSLWAQVAFGVGVALTGNLYGFMAVRFFVGVIEQGVDITSYVMVTEMFSPSRRAFAGILLTLFWASGIMSLSGLAYLLRDWRHLQLAITLPSLLTIPLWWIIPESARWLMSRGRVKEAEAILQRIARFNRVPLPDDVLSTEDLSSGSSKVSTERALENEGFQTGDVAEKPLGLDETPDGVEEGALKERVRGHTAKITHDHHAGKPELFTLWHLFSTPGMRRISIVMIFAWFVNSLVYYGLSLNTSSLAGDPYLNFFLSGAVEIPAYIVSTAVVTWFGRRLPLCVFHVVGGVACIATAFIPEMTESGTDLTALIVTTAMLGKFGIAGSYAIVFLYASELYPTVVRNLGIGLSSFASRVGGVLAPIIMYLGKVIGWVPMVIFGGLSVLAGLSVLVLHETLGKKQPQTIEDIEKTKYHVEEERSG; from the exons ATGGAGCTAGACCAGGTGCTTGTTTTCCTTGGTGATTTTGGTCGTTTTCAAACTCTCGTCTACATTCTGATTTGCCTGGCCGGTCAGATCCCATCGGCATGGCACATGCTGGCCATATCGTTCCTGGGTGCGGTACCGGACTATCGGTGCGATGCCCCCCCGGGTGATCAGCCCGAGGAGACGGCGGTGCCGGAAGCTGATGGTGGGTCAGTGAAGATCTCCTCGCAGTGCGAACAATATGTGAATGTTTCTGTTGATAATACGACTGAACCATGTGGTGACGGATGGGTGTATGATTCCACTTATGGCAACACAATAGTTACAGAG TGGGACCTCGTCTGTGGTAAGGATGCCTCCGTAGAATTatcgcagacagtgttcatgacGGGCGTGATGGTAGGCTCTCTTCTCTTCGGTCATTTATCTGATCGATACGGCCGCCGTCCCGTCTTCTTCTTGTCCCTCTGGGCTCAGGTCGCCTTTGGTGTCGGAGTGGCATTAACGGGCAACCTGTACGGCTTCATGGCGGTGAGATTCTTCGTTGGTGTAATCGAGCAG GGTGTAGATATTACGTCATACGTGATGGTTACCGAGATGTTCTCCCCGTCTAGGCGAGCCTTCGCTGGTATCTTGTTGACCCTATTCTGGGCGAGTGGGATCATGTCATTGTCCGGTCTGGCGTACCTGCTTCGTGACTGGCGGCATCTGCAGCTTGCTATAACGTTACCCAGTTTACTTACGATCCCACTCTGGTG GATAATACCAGAGTCTGCAAGATGGCTGATGTCTCGTGGTCGCGTAAAGGAGGCGGAGGCCATACTACAACGTATAGCGCGGTTTAACAGGGTACCGTTACCAGACGATGTACTATCCACGGAGGATCTATCGTCTGGTTCCTCTAAAGTCTCTACAGAAAGAGCATTGGAAAACGAAGGATTCCAAACTG GGGATGTTGCTGAAAAGCCCTTAGGGCTAGACGAAACACCCGACGGGGTGGAGGAGGGGGCGTTGAAGGAGAGAGTACGGGGCCACACTGCAAAGATCACCCATGATCATCACGCCGGCAAGCCGGAGCTCTTCACCCTATGGCATTTGTTCAGCACACCCGGGATGAGACGTATATCGATCGTAATGATATTTGCTTG GTTCGTGAATAGCCTGGTGTACTACGGTCTGTCACTGAATACCAGTAGCTTAGCTGGAGATCCGTATCTCAACTTCTTCCTTAGTGGAGCTGTGGAGATACCTGCGTATATAGTCTCCACTGCAGTCgttacttg GTTTGGACGTCGTTTGCCTCTGTGTGTATTCCACGTCGTTGGAGGTGTTGCCTGTATTGCAACTGCATTTATTCCTGAAATGACAG aATCCGGTACGGACCTCACTGCTCTGATTGTCACCACGGCCATGTTGGGCAAGTTTGGTATCGCAGGTTCCTATGCGATCGTGTTTCTCTATGCTTCAGAGCTCTACCCAACAGTGGTCAG GAATCTCGGAATTGGATTGTCATCTTTTGCGTCTCGTGTTGGCGGAGTACTCGCTCCGATAATCATGTACTTG GGTAAGGTGATTGGCTGGGTGCCTATGGTGATCTTTGGAGGGTTGTCGGTGCTAGCTGGACTGAGTGTGTTGGTTCTTCATGAGACGCTGGGGAAGAAACAACCGCAGACAATTGAAGATATCGAGAAGACAAAATACCATGTGGAAGAAGAGAGAAGTGGATAA
- the LOC139941504 gene encoding uncharacterized protein: MARLKAYSIQAVQVLVVLLRCVEHWLRSLVDQAPSVDASVEERRRVVAKKRLEQLGLMTRVCRCALYAVTDTLRDIGVTVRWLECAKGTLHVSGNKKVDNSPVKGRTSVTPTKRKDFEESDDEEEETGLLDELERSYDSQEDEDYEPPCDADVSTDSEEYNDDGQTDDEGLELSGAEDPTKPLGPRRVSIPVASAAQTADEKVKVQQVKESVEAAEDAGEQKEDEKLTLMEQLNKSYDSQDDTDYVPPNDDDASTDSEEFKAGETESDLSDPGSTEEPIAPRRGKTTTATSKEATDEAAQGTASVQGKASVQGTASVQGTASVQGKASVHPIKAPSSSENGVKMKNGVTENGAKAVMETKFPKVDPVKQKTSKLDRTP, encoded by the exons ATGGCAAGACTCAAAGCTTACTCGATTCAAGCTGTGCAAGTTTTG GTTGTGCTACTGAGATGTGTTGAACATTGGCTACGCTCTCTCGTTGACcaggcgccctctgttgacgcATCAGTCGAGGAACGGCGTAGGGTGGTGGCCAAGAAGAGACTCGAACAACTCGGTTTAATGACCAGAGTCTGCCGGTGCGCCCTCTACGCCGTGACCGATACCCTACGTGACATAGGCGTGACGGTACGGTGGCTTGAATGTGCTAAAGGGACACTTCACGTATCCGGGAACA AGAAAGTTGACAACAGCCCAGTGAAGGGACGAACCTCTGTCACTCCAACCAAACGCAAAGACTTTGAAGAGAGTGATGACGAAGAGGAGGAGACAGGATTACTGGATGAGTTAGAGAGGAGCTACGATTCTCAAGAAGATGAAGATTATGAG CCACCATGCGATGCTGATGTCAGCACAGACTCCGAGGAATACAATGATGATGGACAGACAGATGACGAGGGGTTGGAACTCAGCGGCGCCGAGGACCCCACAAAGCCCCTCGGTCCTCGTCGGGTATCCATCCCGGTAGCAAGCGCAGCACAGACTGCGGACGAGaaggtcaaagttcaacaaGTAAAGG AGTCTGTAGAAGCAGCAGAAGACGCAGGAGAACAGAAGGAAGATGAGAAATTGACCCTCATGGAGCAACTGAACAAGAGTTATGATTCACAAGACGATACAGACTATGTC CCACCGAATGATGATGACGCCAGCACGGACTCAGAGGAGTTTAAGGCCGGCGAGACAGAGAGCGATCTCTCTGACCCCGGTTCAACAGAGGAGCCCATTGCACCACGCAGAGGCAAGACTACCACAGCAACAAGCAAAGAGGCTACCGATGAAGCCGCCCAAGGGACGGCCAGCGTCCAAGGGAAGGCCAGCGTCCAAGGGACGGCCAGCGTCCAAGGGACGGCCAGCGTCCAAGGGAAGGCCAGCGTCCACCCGATCAAAGCTCCTTCTTCTTCTGAGAATGGGGTGAAGATGAAGAATGGAGTAACGGAGAACGGAGCGAAGGCTGTGATGGAGACTAAGTTTCCGAAGGTCGACCCCGTGAAACAAAAGACGTCAAAGTTGGACAGAACCccctaa